Proteins encoded within one genomic window of Amorphoplanes friuliensis DSM 7358:
- a CDS encoding DivIVA domain-containing protein: MPLTPADVHNVAFKKPPIGKRGYDEEEVDAFLDEVERELARLIEENNELRAQVERGGRGGAPAGPSADPRLAAELNDMKAQLDRVQRDKSAAEQAARQMQAELEQVRAQGPVGAGAGAPTGADGEQQALRVLMMAQRTADDHVSDARREADKLLSDARSKAEEVTREARAKADALERDARQRHQEAMGGLDAKRSALQKHIEELKQFEREYRTRLKAYLESQLRDLDGRGQGLEAEMTRADANRSVGGSGGLAAAGLAGSYGGSRAGSIETGR; this comes from the coding sequence ATGCCGCTGACCCCGGCCGACGTGCACAACGTCGCCTTCAAGAAACCCCCTATCGGCAAGCGGGGGTACGACGAGGAGGAGGTCGACGCCTTCCTGGACGAGGTCGAGCGCGAACTCGCCCGTCTGATCGAGGAGAACAACGAGCTGCGCGCCCAGGTGGAGCGCGGCGGTCGGGGTGGCGCACCAGCCGGCCCGAGCGCCGACCCGCGTCTGGCGGCGGAGCTCAACGACATGAAAGCCCAGCTCGACCGGGTGCAGCGCGACAAGTCCGCCGCTGAGCAGGCTGCCCGTCAGATGCAGGCCGAGCTGGAGCAGGTCCGGGCCCAGGGCCCGGTCGGCGCCGGAGCGGGTGCCCCCACGGGCGCCGATGGCGAGCAGCAGGCACTGCGCGTCCTCATGATGGCCCAGCGCACGGCCGACGACCACGTGTCCGACGCCCGCCGTGAGGCCGACAAGCTTCTCTCCGACGCCCGCTCCAAGGCCGAAGAGGTCACCCGCGAGGCCCGCGCCAAGGCGGACGCCCTTGAGCGCGACGCGCGCCAGCGGCACCAGGAGGCCATGGGCGGCCTGGACGCCAAGCGCTCCGCGCTGCAGAAGCACATCGAGGAGCTCAAGCAGTTCGAGCGCGAGTACCGCACCCGGCTCAAGGCGTACCTCGAGAGCCAGCTGCGCGACCTCGACGGCCGCGGCCAGGGCCTCGAAGCGGAGATGACCCGCGCCGACGCCAACCGTTCGGTCGGCGGTTCGGGCGGCCTCGCCGCTGCGGGCCTCGCCGGCTCGTACGGCGGCAGCCGCGCCGGCTCCATCGAGACCGGCCGCTGA
- a CDS encoding DUF167 domain-containing protein — MAKRRVSPPGPASLSGAEQTGGATVAVRVRPGAGRTQVGGRYEGPHGPALIVAVGAPAVDGKATEAVRRALAEALGVRPRAVELKLGATSRDKVFVVAGDVGERVAALRDGT; from the coding sequence ATGGCCAAGCGGCGCGTCTCCCCACCCGGCCCGGCCAGCCTTTCCGGTGCCGAACAGACCGGCGGCGCAACGGTGGCGGTGCGGGTGCGTCCGGGGGCTGGGCGGACGCAGGTCGGTGGGCGCTACGAGGGGCCGCACGGGCCGGCGCTGATCGTTGCGGTGGGTGCGCCCGCTGTCGACGGGAAGGCGACCGAGGCGGTTCGGCGAGCCTTGGCCGAGGCGCTCGGTGTGCGGCCGCGGGCCGTTGAGCTGAAGCTGGGTGCGACCAGCCGGGACAAGGTTTTTGTGGTGGCCGGGGACGTCGGCGAGCGGGTTGCCGCCCTGCGTGACGGCACATGA
- a CDS encoding potassium/proton antiporter: MTAGLDFALLIGAAVLLVAVAAVRVSSRLGVPSLLVYLLIGMVIGEAGLGIRFDDAELTRTLGFCALIMIIAEGGLTARWSTLRPVLGLSATLATLGVAVSIAVVGVVVHFVLDLDWRLALLYGAVLSSTDAAAVFATLRVLRLPPRLVATLEAESGMNDAPVVLLVVLLSATAGMTHPWWYELLLVGYELAAGAAIGLTVGMVGRWLLRNAALPSAGLYPIAAVGLTFLAYAAGAVAHASGFLAVYVAGVLLGNGRLPHRRAILGFADGLAWVAQIGLFVLLGLLVSPDRLGRALVPALVVGFALVLLARPLSVWVSALLTRSGRRLGWRAQTFLSWAGLRGAVPIVLATIPLSSSAPGAEGLFDAVFVLVIIFTLVQAGTLAPVARRLGITAPAEAVEIHVEAAPLERMHADVLQIEIEPGSRLAGVHIDELRLPAGAVVTLVVRGGAGFVPGPDTRLRTGDDLLIVTTAAARDLAERRLRAVSRRGRLARWFGEEGHDQR; encoded by the coding sequence ATGACCGCGGGGCTGGACTTCGCGCTGCTGATCGGCGCCGCGGTGCTGTTGGTCGCCGTGGCGGCGGTGCGGGTGTCCAGCCGGCTCGGGGTGCCCAGTCTGCTGGTGTACCTGCTCATCGGCATGGTGATCGGGGAGGCCGGGCTGGGCATCCGGTTCGATGATGCCGAGCTCACCCGTACCCTCGGGTTCTGCGCTCTGATCATGATCATCGCCGAGGGTGGGCTGACCGCCCGCTGGAGCACGTTGCGGCCTGTTCTCGGGCTGTCCGCGACCCTGGCCACGCTCGGGGTGGCGGTGAGCATCGCGGTGGTCGGCGTGGTCGTGCACTTCGTCCTCGATCTCGACTGGCGGCTCGCGCTGCTCTACGGCGCGGTGCTGTCGTCGACGGACGCCGCCGCGGTCTTCGCGACCCTGCGTGTGCTCAGGCTGCCGCCGCGGCTGGTGGCGACCCTCGAGGCCGAGTCCGGCATGAACGACGCCCCGGTGGTCCTGCTGGTCGTGCTGCTCTCGGCGACCGCGGGGATGACGCACCCCTGGTGGTACGAGCTGCTGCTGGTCGGCTACGAGCTCGCTGCCGGTGCCGCAATCGGGCTCACGGTCGGCATGGTCGGGCGCTGGCTGCTGCGGAACGCGGCCCTGCCCTCCGCGGGTCTCTATCCGATCGCGGCGGTCGGGCTCACCTTCCTCGCGTACGCCGCAGGCGCCGTCGCCCACGCCTCCGGTTTCCTGGCCGTCTACGTGGCCGGGGTGCTGCTGGGCAACGGGCGGTTGCCGCACCGCCGGGCGATCCTCGGGTTTGCCGACGGGCTGGCGTGGGTGGCGCAGATCGGGCTGTTCGTGCTGCTCGGCCTGCTGGTCTCGCCCGACCGGCTGGGTCGCGCTCTGGTGCCGGCGCTCGTGGTCGGGTTTGCGCTGGTCCTGCTGGCCCGGCCGCTGTCCGTGTGGGTGTCCGCGCTGCTGACCCGCAGCGGGCGGCGGCTGGGGTGGCGTGCTCAGACGTTCCTGTCGTGGGCGGGGCTGCGCGGGGCGGTGCCGATCGTGCTCGCGACGATCCCGTTGTCCAGTTCCGCGCCGGGCGCCGAGGGTCTGTTCGACGCGGTGTTCGTGCTGGTGATCATCTTCACGCTGGTGCAGGCGGGGACGCTGGCGCCGGTCGCGCGCCGGCTGGGGATCACCGCGCCGGCCGAGGCGGTGGAGATCCACGTCGAGGCGGCTCCGCTGGAACGGATGCACGCCGACGTGCTGCAGATCGAGATCGAGCCGGGCTCGCGCCTGGCCGGTGTCCACATCGACGAACTGCGGCTGCCCGCCGGTGCCGTGGTCACGCTGGTGGTGCGGGGTGGCGCCGGGTTCGTGCCCGGTCCGGACACCCGGTTGCGTACGGGCGACGACCTGCTGATCGTCACGACGGCAGCGGCGCGCGATCTGGCCGAGCGGCGGTTGCGTGCCGTGAGCCGGCGCGGGCGTCTGGCCCGCTGGTTCGGGGAGGAGGGCCACGACCAGCGCTGA
- a CDS encoding TraR/DksA family transcriptional regulator, translating to MAKATETRSASAAKTAPRKARSAEETETIRVALEERREELQAEYDQSLTEITELQRERLADSAGDDQADTGTKTFEREQEITLANNLLERVTQVERAIERLGEGNYGWCERCGNAIPVERLAAFPVATLCVSCKQLEERR from the coding sequence ATGGCCAAGGCAACCGAGACCAGGTCGGCGTCGGCCGCGAAGACCGCGCCGCGCAAGGCACGCAGTGCGGAGGAGACCGAGACGATCCGCGTTGCGCTCGAGGAGCGCCGCGAGGAGCTGCAGGCGGAGTACGACCAGTCACTGACCGAGATCACCGAGCTGCAGCGGGAACGTCTGGCCGACTCCGCCGGGGACGACCAGGCGGACACAGGGACGAAGACGTTCGAGCGTGAGCAGGAGATCACTCTGGCGAACAATCTGCTGGAGCGGGTCACTCAGGTGGAACGCGCCATCGAGCGTCTCGGCGAGGGCAACTACGGTTGGTGCGAGCGATGCGGCAACGCCATCCCCGTCGAGCGGCTGGCGGCGTTCCCGGTCGCGACTCTCTGTGTTTCCTGTAAGCAGTTGGAGGAACGACGCTGA
- the lspA gene encoding signal peptidase II, with protein sequence MNADEAAGGSTATEPAPGSSPGFAGRAVLVLAITALVAVVVDQVVKHLSTNGLTEGEPVRILGGLIYLSLLRNSGAAFSLGSGYTWVFPLVTLVVIGWIGWMTRKLRSVPWAIALGLVLGGALGNLGDRLFRAPGPFQGHVVDMVSLFGPYGEHFAVFNIADSCLSVGVVLAVLLELTGRQRDGSRITKTKAEKTA encoded by the coding sequence CTGAACGCCGACGAGGCTGCGGGCGGTTCCACGGCGACCGAGCCCGCACCGGGGTCAAGCCCCGGTTTTGCGGGCCGGGCCGTGCTCGTGCTCGCGATCACCGCGCTGGTCGCCGTGGTGGTGGACCAGGTCGTCAAACACCTCAGCACCAACGGTCTGACCGAGGGTGAGCCCGTCCGGATCCTCGGCGGGCTGATCTACCTGTCGCTGCTGCGCAACAGCGGGGCGGCGTTCAGCCTGGGCAGCGGCTACACCTGGGTGTTCCCGCTGGTCACGCTGGTGGTCATCGGCTGGATCGGCTGGATGACCCGCAAGCTGCGGTCGGTGCCGTGGGCGATCGCACTGGGCCTCGTGCTCGGTGGTGCGCTCGGCAACCTCGGTGACCGGCTGTTCCGGGCGCCGGGCCCGTTCCAGGGGCACGTCGTCGACATGGTCAGCCTGTTCGGGCCCTACGGCGAGCACTTCGCGGTGTTCAACATCGCGGACTCGTGCCTCTCGGTCGGTGTGGTGCTGGCCGTCCTGCTCGAACTCACGGGTCGTCAGCGTGACGGTTCCAGGATCACGAAGACGAAAGCCGAGAAAACAGCATGA
- a CDS encoding RluA family pseudouridine synthase, whose translation MTARSLPVPDGLDGMRLDQAVSRLFGLSRTAAASLVEAGDALVDGYPRPKSDKVSAGAWLEVTLPAPVTAPTFEATPVHGMKIVYSDDDIVVVDKPVGVAAHPSPGWSGPTVIGGLAAMGQNVATSGAAERQGIVHRLDVGTTGLMVVAKSEMAYSALKRAFKEREVDKRYHAIVQGHLDPLRGTIDAPIDRHPTADYRFAVMSDGKPSVTHYDTLEAFRSASLVDVKLETGRTHQIRVHFSAMRHPCVGDITYGADPTLAARLDLHRQWLHAKELGFLHPRTQDEVRFVSDYPEDLGHALDVLRDAG comes from the coding sequence ATGACCGCGCGCTCGTTACCCGTACCCGACGGTCTTGACGGGATGCGGCTCGATCAGGCCGTGTCGCGCCTCTTCGGCCTGTCCCGGACGGCGGCCGCGTCGCTCGTCGAGGCGGGGGACGCGCTGGTCGACGGTTATCCGCGGCCGAAGTCCGACAAGGTCAGCGCCGGGGCCTGGCTCGAGGTCACCCTGCCGGCGCCGGTGACCGCGCCGACGTTCGAGGCGACGCCCGTCCACGGCATGAAGATCGTCTACAGCGACGACGACATCGTGGTGGTGGACAAGCCCGTCGGCGTGGCCGCGCACCCGAGCCCGGGCTGGTCCGGCCCGACCGTCATCGGCGGACTCGCCGCGATGGGTCAGAACGTCGCGACCAGCGGCGCCGCCGAGCGCCAGGGCATCGTGCACCGTCTCGACGTCGGCACCACCGGGCTCATGGTCGTCGCCAAGAGCGAGATGGCCTACAGCGCGCTCAAGCGGGCGTTCAAGGAGCGCGAGGTCGACAAGCGCTATCACGCGATCGTCCAGGGGCACCTCGACCCGCTGCGCGGCACCATCGACGCGCCGATCGACCGGCACCCGACCGCCGACTACCGGTTCGCGGTGATGTCGGACGGCAAGCCGAGCGTGACGCACTACGACACGCTCGAGGCGTTCCGTTCGGCCAGCCTCGTCGACGTCAAGCTGGAGACCGGGCGTACGCATCAGATCCGCGTGCACTTCTCCGCGATGCGGCACCCGTGCGTCGGCGACATCACCTACGGCGCCGACCCCACGCTCGCGGCCCGGCTCGACCTGCACCGCCAGTGGCTGCACGCCAAGGAGCTCGGCTTCCTGCATCCCCGTACGCAGGACGAGGTCCGTTTTGTCAGCGACTACCCTGAGGACCTGGGGCACGCGCTGGACGTGCTCCGCGACGCCGGCTGA
- a CDS encoding MinD/ParA family ATP-binding protein — MDGTETGWGRPAEPAPRWRALLDRARHGSRAAEEQADAEREDAEAEARRQAGGQQRPTGRPFNPLDPRQSEQSRGGYEQRQPPPRPVNPLDRRPGRATLGERLGQSEPLAPPPVEPGRREQRPLSPLSPLSPLAEQRPVNPLAEHRPVNPLAESRRQSRIGEGFQARPAANEEPHSFFNPPTRSPSTGRGGPDLAPPPTSRGAASVGSASVMPPPTMSPPTMSPPTMSPPALSPPALSPPALSPPALAPPALAPPVAPPALPATTAPAPTSPAPARIEWRQARPEQEDRSVAVLRRKLDKPRVVAFANPKGGVHKTTATVLAAATIGSVRGRGVVAWDDNELRGTLGLRAGSARHARTIRHLVSELLEIENMHGEALMSHLDDFLRHASDGSYDVLAGEENPRFAQRLDQSTVRRVMDLLRRTHDVICVDTGNNVESVNWQTVMRSADQLVITTVPREDAAFTADWMLDVLNETGMEDLVSNAVTLISCPSPGKLPLLDDLAKHFATRTRAVAVVPYDPALEVGSSIEYSVLQPETRQAWMRAAAVMIEPFAE, encoded by the coding sequence GTGGACGGGACCGAGACCGGCTGGGGCCGGCCTGCGGAACCAGCCCCGCGTTGGCGGGCGCTGCTCGACCGTGCCCGTCATGGTTCCCGGGCCGCCGAGGAGCAGGCCGACGCCGAGCGTGAGGACGCGGAGGCCGAGGCCCGCCGTCAGGCGGGCGGTCAACAGCGACCCACCGGCCGTCCGTTCAATCCTCTCGATCCCCGGCAGAGCGAGCAGTCCCGCGGGGGTTACGAGCAGCGTCAGCCGCCGCCACGCCCGGTGAACCCACTAGATCGCCGGCCCGGACGGGCCACCCTGGGCGAGCGCCTGGGCCAGTCCGAGCCGCTGGCCCCGCCGCCGGTCGAGCCGGGCCGTCGCGAGCAGCGCCCGCTCAGTCCGCTCAGCCCGCTCAGTCCTCTCGCCGAGCAGCGCCCGGTCAACCCGCTGGCCGAGCACCGGCCGGTCAATCCGCTCGCCGAGTCGCGCCGTCAGTCCCGCATCGGCGAGGGCTTCCAGGCGCGGCCCGCGGCGAACGAGGAACCGCACAGCTTCTTCAACCCCCCGACCCGGTCCCCGTCGACCGGCCGCGGTGGCCCCGATCTGGCGCCCCCGCCGACCAGCCGGGGCGCCGCCTCGGTCGGTTCGGCCTCCGTGATGCCGCCGCCGACCATGTCTCCGCCGACCATGTCTCCGCCGACCATGTCTCCGCCGGCGCTGTCTCCGCCGGCGCTGTCTCCGCCGGCGCTGTCTCCGCCGGCGCTGGCACCGCCGGCCCTGGCACCGCCGGTCGCGCCACCGGCGCTTCCGGCGACGACCGCTCCCGCGCCGACCTCACCGGCACCGGCCCGGATCGAGTGGCGTCAGGCCCGGCCCGAGCAGGAGGACCGCTCGGTCGCCGTGCTGCGCCGCAAGCTCGACAAACCGCGGGTCGTGGCCTTCGCCAACCCCAAGGGTGGCGTGCACAAGACGACCGCCACGGTGCTGGCCGCCGCCACGATCGGCAGCGTCCGCGGCCGCGGCGTCGTCGCCTGGGACGACAACGAGCTGCGCGGCACGCTGGGCCTGCGCGCGGGCAGCGCCCGGCACGCCCGGACGATCCGCCACCTCGTCAGCGAGCTGCTCGAGATCGAGAACATGCACGGCGAGGCGCTGATGTCGCACCTCGACGACTTCCTGCGGCACGCCTCCGACGGCTCCTACGACGTGCTCGCCGGTGAGGAAAATCCGCGGTTCGCCCAGCGGCTCGACCAGAGCACCGTGCGCCGCGTCATGGACCTGCTCCGGCGGACCCACGACGTGATCTGCGTCGACACCGGCAACAACGTCGAGAGTGTCAACTGGCAGACCGTCATGCGCAGCGCCGACCAGCTGGTCATCACGACGGTTCCGCGCGAGGACGCCGCGTTCACCGCCGACTGGATGCTGGACGTGCTCAACGAGACCGGCATGGAGGACCTCGTCTCCAACGCCGTGACGTTGATCTCCTGCCCGTCGCCCGGCAAGCTGCCGCTGCTCGACGATCTGGCCAAGCACTTCGCCACCCGGACCCGTGCGGTCGCGGTCGTGCCGTACGACCCGGCGCTCGAGGTCGGGTCATCGATCGAATACAGCGTGTTGCAACCGGAGACCCGGCAGGCCTGGATGCGCGCCGCCGCTGTGATGATCGAGCCATTCGCCGAATAG
- the dnaE gene encoding DNA polymerase III subunit alpha — translation MSDSFVHLHVHTEYSMLDGAARLKDLFVEANRLGMPAVAITDHGNMHGAYDFFKQATAAGVTPVIGIEAYVAPESRLHKARVKWGRPEQKSDDISGNGAITHKTMWARNAQGLKNLFRLSSRASMEGHYVKWPRMDMDIIAEHAEGIMATTGCPSGAVQTRLRLGQFDEALKTAGQYQEIFGKDNYFLEIMDHGLEIERRVRDGLLEISRKLNIPPLVTNDSHYTHESQAEAHDVLLCVQTGSNIADPNRFRFDGGGYFVKSADQMRAVDSSDAWLQGCRNTLLVAEKVDTEGMFTFKNLMPRFPVPDGETEESWFRKEAFEGLKRRFPDGIPETHIKQAEYELGIIIQMGFPSYFLVVADFIQWSKKQGIAVGPGRGSAAGSLVAYAMGITDLDPLPHGLIFERFLNPERVSMPDVDIDFDERRRGEVIRYVTDRWGEDKVAQIATFGTIKAKAAIKDSARVLGYPYAVGDRITKAMPPAVMGKDIPLSGIFDKDHKRYGEAGEMRTLYDTDPDVKKVIDTARGIEGLIRQTGVHAAGVIMSAEPIIDHIPLMRRAADGAIITQFDYPTCETLGLLKMDFLGLRNLTIIDDAVKNIELNHGRKLDLLALPLDDKPTYDLLARGDTLGVFQLDGGPMRSLLRLMKPDNFEDISAVLALYRPGPMGADSHTNYALRKNKLQEITPIHPALEKDLEEILGPTYGLIVYQEQVQRAAQKLAGYSLGQADLLRRAMGKKKREVLDKEYVSFRDGMKNNGYPDDAIKALWDILVPFADYAFNKAHTAGYGLVSYWTGYLKANYPAEYMAGLLTSVGDDKDKMAMYLADCRRMGIQVLPPDVNQSAGPFTPVGKNIRFGLAAVRNVGHNVVEAVVRCRKEKGEYGDFYEFLSKVDAVACNKKTIESLIKAGAFDSMGHTRKGLLAVHAEAIDAYADVKKNEAAGQFDLFASFGEDSGAGSAATVAMPTIGDSEWDKRDKLAFEREMLGLYVSDHPLAGLEQLLHNSADTTIAALNEEGSVPDGQIVTLAGILTGVQRRMTKQGRPWASATLEDLAGGVEALFFPNTYEVIGQYIAEDAIVIVKGRVDRRDDTPRIMAMDMSMPDVTHNPDTKPITLTMPITRCTPPLVDELKEILVSHPGDAEVHVHLQNGSRTTIFRLGAVRVAPTPALRADLKMILGPSAVL, via the coding sequence GTGTCTGACTCGTTCGTGCACCTCCATGTGCACACCGAGTATTCGATGCTCGACGGCGCAGCCCGGCTCAAGGATCTGTTCGTCGAGGCCAATCGCCTCGGCATGCCGGCGGTGGCGATCACCGACCACGGCAACATGCACGGGGCGTACGACTTCTTCAAGCAGGCGACCGCGGCCGGGGTGACCCCGGTGATCGGCATCGAGGCCTACGTCGCCCCCGAGTCGCGGCTGCACAAGGCGCGGGTCAAGTGGGGCCGGCCGGAGCAGAAGAGCGACGACATCTCCGGTAACGGCGCGATCACCCACAAGACGATGTGGGCCCGCAACGCCCAGGGCCTGAAAAACCTGTTCCGCCTGAGCTCGCGGGCGTCCATGGAGGGCCACTACGTCAAGTGGCCCCGGATGGACATGGACATCATCGCGGAGCACGCCGAGGGCATCATGGCGACGACGGGCTGCCCGTCCGGCGCGGTGCAGACCCGGCTGCGGCTGGGCCAGTTCGACGAGGCGCTGAAGACCGCCGGGCAATACCAGGAGATCTTCGGCAAGGACAACTACTTCCTCGAGATCATGGACCACGGTCTCGAGATCGAAAGACGGGTCCGCGACGGCCTGCTGGAGATCAGCCGCAAGCTCAACATCCCGCCGCTGGTCACCAACGACTCGCACTACACGCACGAGTCCCAGGCCGAGGCGCACGACGTCCTGCTCTGCGTGCAGACCGGCAGCAACATCGCCGACCCCAACCGGTTCCGCTTCGACGGCGGCGGCTACTTCGTGAAGTCCGCCGACCAGATGCGCGCGGTCGACTCCTCCGACGCCTGGCTGCAGGGCTGCCGGAACACCCTGCTGGTGGCCGAGAAGGTCGACACCGAGGGCATGTTCACCTTCAAGAACCTGATGCCCCGCTTCCCGGTCCCCGACGGCGAGACCGAGGAGTCCTGGTTCCGCAAGGAGGCGTTCGAGGGCCTCAAGCGGCGCTTCCCGGACGGCATCCCGGAGACGCACATCAAGCAGGCGGAGTACGAGCTCGGCATCATCATCCAGATGGGCTTCCCGTCCTACTTCCTCGTGGTCGCGGACTTCATCCAGTGGTCCAAGAAGCAGGGCATCGCGGTGGGCCCGGGCCGTGGCTCGGCCGCCGGCTCGCTGGTCGCGTACGCGATGGGCATCACCGACCTGGACCCGCTGCCGCACGGGCTGATCTTCGAGCGCTTCCTCAACCCCGAGCGTGTGTCGATGCCCGACGTCGACATCGACTTCGACGAGCGCCGCCGCGGCGAGGTCATCCGGTACGTCACCGACCGCTGGGGCGAGGACAAGGTCGCCCAGATCGCGACCTTCGGCACGATCAAGGCCAAGGCTGCGATCAAGGACTCCGCGCGGGTGCTCGGTTACCCGTACGCCGTGGGTGACCGCATCACCAAGGCGATGCCGCCGGCCGTGATGGGCAAGGACATCCCGCTCTCCGGCATCTTCGACAAGGACCACAAACGGTACGGCGAAGCCGGCGAGATGCGCACGCTGTACGACACCGATCCGGACGTCAAGAAGGTCATCGACACGGCCCGCGGCATCGAGGGGCTGATCCGCCAGACGGGTGTGCACGCGGCCGGCGTCATCATGAGTGCCGAGCCGATCATCGACCACATCCCGCTGATGCGCCGGGCGGCCGACGGCGCGATCATCACGCAGTTCGACTACCCGACCTGCGAGACGCTCGGCCTGCTCAAGATGGACTTCCTGGGCCTGCGCAACCTGACGATCATCGACGACGCGGTCAAGAACATCGAGCTCAACCACGGCCGCAAGCTCGACCTGCTGGCGCTGCCGCTGGACGACAAGCCGACGTACGACCTGCTGGCCCGGGGTGACACGCTCGGCGTCTTCCAGCTCGACGGCGGCCCGATGCGCTCGCTGCTGCGCCTGATGAAGCCTGACAACTTCGAGGACATCTCCGCGGTGCTGGCGCTCTACCGGCCCGGCCCGATGGGTGCCGACTCGCACACCAACTACGCCCTGCGCAAGAACAAGCTCCAGGAGATCACCCCGATCCACCCCGCCCTGGAGAAGGACCTCGAGGAGATCCTCGGCCCGACCTACGGCCTGATCGTCTACCAGGAGCAGGTGCAGCGGGCCGCGCAGAAACTGGCCGGTTACTCGCTGGGCCAGGCCGACCTGTTGCGCCGGGCCATGGGTAAGAAGAAGCGCGAGGTCCTCGACAAGGAGTACGTCTCGTTCCGCGACGGGATGAAGAACAACGGCTATCCCGACGACGCGATCAAGGCGCTGTGGGACATCCTCGTCCCGTTCGCCGACTACGCCTTCAACAAGGCGCACACGGCGGGCTACGGCCTGGTCTCGTACTGGACCGGCTACCTCAAGGCGAACTACCCCGCGGAATACATGGCGGGTCTGCTGACCAGCGTCGGCGACGACAAGGACAAGATGGCGATGTACCTGGCGGACTGCCGGCGCATGGGCATCCAGGTCCTGCCGCCGGACGTCAACCAGTCCGCCGGCCCGTTCACCCCGGTCGGCAAGAACATCCGCTTCGGCCTGGCCGCCGTGCGCAACGTCGGCCACAACGTGGTCGAGGCGGTCGTGCGCTGCCGCAAGGAAAAGGGCGAGTACGGCGACTTCTACGAGTTCCTGTCGAAGGTCGACGCCGTCGCCTGCAACAAGAAGACCATCGAATCCCTGATCAAGGCCGGTGCGTTCGACTCGATGGGGCACACCCGCAAGGGATTGCTCGCCGTGCACGCCGAGGCCATCGACGCGTACGCCGATGTCAAGAAGAACGAGGCGGCCGGTCAGTTCGACCTGTTCGCGTCGTTCGGTGAGGACTCCGGCGCGGGCAGCGCGGCGACCGTCGCGATGCCGACCATCGGTGACAGCGAGTGGGACAAGCGCGACAAGCTCGCCTTCGAGCGCGAGATGCTCGGCCTCTACGTCTCCGACCATCCGCTGGCCGGGCTCGAGCAGCTGCTGCACAACTCGGCCGACACGACGATCGCCGCCCTCAACGAGGAGGGTTCGGTCCCGGACGGCCAGATCGTCACGCTCGCCGGCATCCTCACCGGTGTCCAGCGGCGCATGACGAAGCAGGGCCGCCCGTGGGCGTCCGCCACCCTGGAGGACCTGGCCGGCGGGGTCGAGGCGCTGTTCTTCCCGAACACCTACGAGGTGATCGGCCAGTACATCGCCGAGGACGCCATCGTGATCGTCAAGGGCCGGGTCGACCGCCGCGACGACACACCGCGGATCATGGCGATGGACATGTCGATGCCCGACGTGACCCACAACCCGGACACCAAGCCGATCACCCTGACCATGCCGATCACCCGGTGCACCCCGCCGCTGGTCGACGAGCTCAAGGAGATCCTGGTCTCGCACCCG